A single genomic interval of Bacillus sp. es.036 harbors:
- a CDS encoding DUF554 domain-containing protein, with protein MVFLGTVVNGLAIMVGALIGTVSSRIPDRMKTTIMQGLALVITVIGLQMAMKSEQFLIVIGSLVIGGMLGEYWDLEGKLATLGNWIEKKTGATSEGSVAQAFVTATLVYVVGAMAILGALDSGLRNDHSILFTKSLIDGFTAIMFTATLGYGVLFSAIPVMIYQGLIALFASQINQVVPQFLLDAFIAEVTSAGGIMIMAIGLNLLGIIKIRVANFLPALLVAAILVTSLYLFPLFFN; from the coding sequence ATGGTGTTTTTAGGTACGGTTGTAAACGGATTAGCCATTATGGTTGGTGCTTTAATCGGAACAGTTAGCAGTCGAATTCCAGACAGAATGAAAACGACCATCATGCAAGGGCTTGCTCTCGTTATTACGGTGATTGGCCTTCAAATGGCTATGAAAAGCGAGCAATTCCTCATTGTGATTGGCAGTCTTGTTATTGGTGGGATGCTAGGAGAGTACTGGGATCTTGAAGGGAAACTTGCAACATTGGGTAACTGGATTGAAAAGAAAACAGGCGCTACTTCTGAGGGTAGCGTTGCCCAGGCTTTTGTCACAGCTACTCTCGTTTATGTAGTTGGTGCGATGGCGATTCTTGGGGCCCTTGATAGCGGACTGCGAAATGATCATTCGATTTTATTTACGAAGTCACTAATTGATGGTTTTACCGCAATTATGTTTACCGCCACGCTTGGTTATGGGGTGTTATTTTCAGCTATTCCGGTTATGATTTATCAAGGATTAATCGCTTTGTTTGCTTCTCAAATTAATCAAGTCGTCCCTCAGTTCCTCCTTGATGCTTTTATTGCAGAAGTGACATCAGCTGGAGGCATAATGATAATGGCGATTGGCCTAAACTTGCTTGGTATCATAAAAATTCGTGTGGCTAATTTTCTTCCTGCTTTATTAGTTGCTGCGATTCTTGTAACGTCCTTGTATCTTTTCCCGCTTTTTTTTAATTAA
- a CDS encoding aminotransferase class V-fold PLP-dependent enzyme has protein sequence MIYFDQAATSFPKPPEVVQAMTEVMTEYAANPGRGGHALSRRANDTVIRAREQLADFFGFNHSERVCFTANATAALNQAIKGFHFLEGDHVLTTSYEHNSVRRPLEYMKKTVGIEVDYVNIGEFNEFDSDAFRQAIQPNTKMIIVSHGSNLTGNIVPIDVVGEIAREKEITFLVDASQTAGIVPIHMSDMSIDLLAFPGHKGLLGPQGTGVLMVSEGIELNPLYHGGTGGSSELIDQPNQLPERLESGTLNTPGIAGLLAGLNAVKKMGLPEIRKHEQKLTEILVNRLNQIDYVHVYGPEQRLAVIPFTIEGIDAQEIAIILDQHYEIAVRAGLHCTPLGHETIGTSRTGTVRLSVGPYNTEDEVYKVIEAVEEIVEGYFG, from the coding sequence GTGATATATTTCGATCAAGCGGCTACATCTTTTCCTAAACCGCCGGAAGTTGTCCAAGCTATGACAGAGGTGATGACAGAGTATGCAGCAAATCCAGGCCGAGGTGGACACGCCTTATCTAGACGTGCTAATGATACGGTTATTCGTGCACGTGAACAACTGGCGGATTTTTTTGGTTTTAACCATTCGGAACGCGTTTGTTTTACAGCTAATGCAACTGCGGCTCTAAATCAAGCGATTAAAGGTTTTCATTTTCTTGAAGGAGACCATGTTCTAACGACCTCATATGAGCATAACTCTGTTCGCCGTCCTCTTGAATACATGAAAAAAACTGTTGGAATTGAAGTCGATTACGTTAACATAGGGGAATTCAATGAATTTGATAGCGATGCATTTCGCCAAGCGATTCAACCAAATACAAAAATGATTATCGTTTCACATGGATCGAATTTAACCGGTAACATTGTTCCAATTGATGTTGTAGGTGAGATTGCAAGAGAAAAAGAAATCACCTTTTTAGTAGATGCCTCTCAAACCGCTGGTATCGTCCCTATCCATATGAGTGATATGAGTATTGATCTATTAGCCTTTCCTGGTCATAAAGGCTTGTTAGGCCCTCAAGGGACTGGTGTGCTCATGGTTAGTGAAGGAATCGAACTAAATCCTCTTTATCACGGGGGAACAGGTGGTAGCTCAGAATTAATTGATCAACCCAATCAACTGCCGGAGCGTCTTGAGAGCGGTACACTAAATACGCCTGGAATTGCAGGGTTACTAGCTGGATTAAACGCGGTAAAAAAGATGGGTCTTCCTGAAATAAGAAAGCATGAACAGAAGCTAACAGAGATTCTCGTTAATCGGTTGAATCAAATCGATTACGTTCACGTTTACGGACCAGAACAACGACTTGCCGTTATTCCATTTACAATTGAAGGAATAGATGCCCAGGAGATTGCAATTATCCTAGATCAGCATTATGAAATAGCGGTGAGAGCTGGGTTGCATTGTACTCCGCTCGGTCATGAGACGATTGGTACGAGCAGAACGGGAACTGTTCGTTTAAGTGTAGGGCCTTATAATACGGAAGATGAGGTTTATAAAGTAATTGAAGCAGTAGAAGAAATTGTTGAGGGGTACTTCGGCTGA
- a CDS encoding ParB/RepB/Spo0J family partition protein: protein MANRGLGKGINALFPSQKEDEVVKEIPLNELRPNPYQPRKKFSDEAIEELRASIESFGVLQPLIVRQSIKGYEIVVGERRYRASKEAGLTTIPAVVKKLTDRKMMEIALIENLQRENLNPIEEALAYQKLMKETDVTQEELSKRLGKSRPHLANFLRLLQLPPEVQEYISDGKLSMGHGRAILGLKKKEARKTLADRALEEKLNVRQLEKLITQLNQSVSRETKKGEKSDPFLKEKESSLREKFGTSVSIKRSKKKGKIEIEFFSEEDLNRILEVLEEGTE, encoded by the coding sequence ATGGCTAATCGTGGTTTGGGAAAGGGAATCAACGCTTTATTTCCTTCTCAAAAAGAGGACGAGGTTGTGAAAGAAATACCGCTCAATGAACTGCGTCCTAACCCCTATCAACCAAGAAAGAAGTTTAGTGATGAAGCAATTGAAGAATTGCGCGCTTCGATCGAATCTTTCGGTGTTCTTCAACCATTAATCGTTCGACAAAGTATTAAGGGTTATGAAATTGTTGTAGGGGAACGAAGATATCGCGCTTCAAAAGAAGCAGGTCTTACAACAATTCCTGCTGTTGTGAAAAAGTTAACGGATCGAAAAATGATGGAAATCGCATTAATTGAAAATCTACAGCGCGAAAATTTAAATCCAATTGAAGAAGCTCTTGCTTATCAGAAGTTGATGAAAGAAACAGACGTTACCCAAGAAGAGTTGTCAAAGCGCCTGGGAAAAAGCAGGCCGCATTTGGCTAACTTTTTACGTTTACTGCAATTACCACCTGAGGTACAGGAGTATATTTCTGATGGGAAACTTTCAATGGGACACGGAAGAGCGATACTTGGATTAAAGAAGAAAGAAGCTCGAAAAACGTTAGCTGATCGAGCATTGGAAGAAAAATTAAACGTTCGGCAGCTTGAAAAGTTAATTACGCAATTGAATCAGAGCGTTTCACGTGAAACAAAGAAAGGTGAGAAGTCTGACCCGTTTTTGAAGGAAAAAGAAAGTTCCCTTCGTGAGAAGTTCGGAACATCTGTTTCAATTAAACGGTCAAAGAAAAAAGGTAAAATAGAAATTGAATTCTTTTCAGAGGAAGATCTTAATCGTATTTTAGAAGTTTTAGAAGAAGGTACCGAATAA
- a CDS encoding ParA family protein produces the protein MANIVAITNQKGGVGKTTTSVNMSACLAYLGKKVLLVDIDPQGNATSGVGIEKGDIETCVYNVLVDDVEAEEVIQQTIVENLDVIPSTIQLAGAEIELVPTISREVRLKRALNKVEKKYDYIIIDCPPSLGLLTINALTAANAVLIPVQCEYYALEGLSQLLNTVRLVQKHLNTELEIEGVLLTMLDARTNLGIQVIEEVKKYFQEKVYRVIIPRNVRLSEAPSHGKPVIVYDPKSRGAETYLELAKEVLDNG, from the coding sequence TTGGCGAATATTGTAGCGATTACAAATCAAAAAGGTGGAGTTGGAAAGACGACGACTTCAGTTAACATGAGTGCATGTCTTGCTTATCTTGGAAAGAAAGTTCTACTTGTAGATATTGATCCTCAAGGCAACGCAACCAGCGGTGTGGGAATTGAAAAAGGGGATATCGAAACTTGTGTGTATAATGTTCTTGTCGATGATGTGGAAGCGGAAGAGGTTATCCAGCAGACAATCGTCGAGAACTTGGATGTGATTCCTTCGACTATTCAGCTTGCAGGTGCAGAAATTGAACTAGTTCCAACCATTTCCCGGGAAGTAAGATTGAAAAGGGCTCTCAATAAAGTTGAAAAAAAGTATGATTATATTATAATAGATTGTCCTCCATCATTAGGATTATTAACAATAAACGCTCTAACCGCTGCGAATGCAGTGCTTATCCCTGTGCAGTGTGAGTACTATGCATTAGAAGGGTTAAGTCAGTTATTGAACACAGTGCGACTTGTTCAAAAGCATTTAAATACAGAATTAGAAATTGAAGGAGTGCTCTTAACAATGCTCGATGCCAGAACAAATCTTGGTATTCAAGTCATTGAAGAGGTGAAGAAATATTTTCAAGAAAAAGTGTATCGAGTAATTATTCCAAGGAATGTACGTTTGAGTGAAGCGCCAAGTCATGGTAAGCCAGTCATTGTATATGATCCAAAATCTCGAGGAGCTGAAACTTATTTAGAACTTGCGAAGGAAGTGTTAGACAATGGCTAA
- the noc gene encoding nucleoid occlusion protein: MKHTFSRLFGLNDEKSETMEVEQEEVKQLLVEDIIPNRFQPRTIFIDERITELSQTIKTHGVIQPIVVREREGKYEIIAGERRWRAVKKLGWERIPAIVKEFNDSQTASIALIENLQREELTAVEEAMAYAQLIELHDLTQESLAQRLGKGQSTIANKLRLLKLPEPVQQALLQKKITERHARALIPLKNPENQVKVLSEVLERQWNVKQTEERVARMLEGTIQKPKPRKKSVSKDMRLAVNTIRQSLDMVTETGLMIDTDEEDHDEYYQFTIRIPKKK, translated from the coding sequence ATGAAGCATACGTTTTCACGTCTTTTCGGTTTGAACGATGAAAAAAGCGAGACGATGGAAGTAGAACAAGAGGAAGTGAAGCAACTTCTTGTTGAGGATATTATTCCGAACCGCTTCCAGCCTCGAACAATTTTTATAGATGAGAGAATTACTGAACTATCTCAAACGATAAAGACTCATGGAGTTATTCAGCCGATCGTGGTTAGAGAACGTGAAGGCAAGTATGAAATTATTGCCGGGGAAAGACGATGGAGAGCAGTAAAGAAGCTTGGTTGGGAACGAATTCCTGCGATTGTTAAGGAATTTAATGATTCTCAAACAGCCTCAATAGCTCTTATTGAAAATTTGCAGCGTGAAGAATTAACTGCTGTCGAAGAAGCAATGGCTTACGCTCAATTAATCGAGCTACATGATTTAACACAGGAGAGTCTTGCTCAGCGGCTTGGCAAAGGGCAATCTACCATAGCGAATAAACTAAGGTTATTGAAGTTGCCTGAACCTGTTCAACAAGCTCTTTTACAGAAGAAAATTACGGAGAGGCACGCCCGAGCGTTAATTCCACTTAAGAATCCTGAGAATCAGGTGAAAGTTCTGAGTGAAGTTCTTGAACGACAGTGGAATGTAAAGCAGACGGAAGAACGTGTGGCTCGTATGTTAGAAGGCACGATCCAAAAACCGAAGCCGAGGAAAAAATCGGTTAGTAAGGATATGAGATTGGCAGTAAATACCATCCGCCAATCGCTTGATATGGTTACAGAGACTGGTTTAATGATTGACACAGATGAAGAAGACCACGACGAATACTATCAATTTACCATTCGAATACCAAAAAAGAAGTAA